Below is a genomic region from Coriobacteriia bacterium.
CATGCAGCACCGACAAGCCCTAGACTCTCGGCAAAAATGCGCACGAGACGCCCCGCAATCCTAGACTTTCGGCAAAAATGCGCGTCGATAAGGCTCTGCAATACACTACCTTACAGAAGAATCTCGAAACCTAGTAGGAGGCGGACTAGTTGGTTGTGGACTGTTGGGGCATGGATATCGGGGCTGTCCGTCGACCTAGGCCCAGCCGGCATCAACGTCTCGCGGCGTCTTCCCCTCCTGCAACCGCTTGCTCATCAGGTAATTCGCAAGCGGCACGCCGTTTCTGACCGCACTGTTCTCGCGCTCGGCCGCATATCCCACATGCTCAAAGAACGGCTTTGCCGTTATCGACGAGAACAATGAAACGTGTTCTTTTCCTCGTTCGACCGCCATATGCTCCAGCTCTTCTAGGATGGTGCTCCCTATGCCCTGACCCTGTCTGTCCTTATGCACGAAGAGCATGTCGACGTCGCCCTTGTCATCCAGACTCCCGAATCCAACGATGATGCCGCGTTCCTTGACGCTGGCCGTCTTCTGCCCCGCAAGTTTCTTGACGATTTGCGCACGGTGCTGGTCGTCGCAGGGCGCCCAAGCATCGAGCTGATCGGCTGCGTAGTCGCGAGCGTTGACCGCATGAACCGTGTCGCAAAACAACCGTGCAGCCGCATCGTAATCGTCGGCAAACAGGGAGTCGACCTCAAGGTCGCCTAAAAGGGTCTTGCCTGTATGGTTTGCTCCACCTATCAGGATGATCATTCCTCCAACCTAGCACCAAGACAAACAAGGATGAGTTAAGCATGATTCGATGTTTTATACTACGCCGTCGAAAGCACATGCAGGTTCTCAACAGCCCACAGGCGACTGAATTGGGACGAGGCGAAAAGAAGCCGGGGCTGCAACGATTCGTCCCCACTGCAAACTATTGAGAAGGAAGAAGAGCATTGCCTGATTACTTGAACATTGCAGAACAGGTATGCATGCTCCGATGCCCGAACAACCGCGATGCCTATCGCGCCTTGCAGTCACTGCAGGAGACAAGCGACTTGGATGATGCCGTCTATGCTCATATCGATACCTTCATCGAGATGATGCACGATTCCAGTTCCTATGTTCGGACTCGTGGGCTGACCCTGATCGCCTGCAATGCAAAGTGGGATGAGGCGGGACGAATCGATGAGACCATCGACGAATATTTGAATCATGTGACCGACGACAAACCCATCACAGCCCGACAGTGCATCAAATCTCTCCTGAAACTTTCCGAAGCGAAGCCGCATCTGGTACCGCGCATCGCACCCTCGCTCAGGCACGCCGACATACCGCGATTTGCTGACAGCATGAGGCCGCTCGTCCAGAACGACATATGCGATGCACTGCTCGCTCTGGACCCTATGCAATGAGGCGACATCGGCAAACCCCAGTTCAGCGGTGCATGTAAAGACCTTTTGACATGGCATGGCGCTTCCAAGCCAACGATGTAAAGCAGTCTTGGTAGTATTTTCTTACCGTAGATGAAAACCTCGTCTCGTGGAAGGAGACGCCTGTGGAGCTGCCCGAGCAATTAAAGGCCAATCGCGAACGTCTAGGACTGTCGCAAGAGGATGTCGCCCATGCGATCTACGTATCGCGCCAGACGATATCCAGCTG
It encodes:
- a CDS encoding GNAT family N-acetyltransferase, with amino-acid sequence MIILIGGANHTGKTLLGDLEVDSLFADDYDAAARLFCDTVHAVNARDYAADQLDAWAPCDDQHRAQIVKKLAGQKTASVKERGIIVGFGSLDDKGDVDMLFVHKDRQGQGIGSTILEELEHMAVERGKEHVSLFSSITAKPFFEHVGYAAERENSAVRNGVPLANYLMSKRLQEGKTPRDVDAGWA
- a CDS encoding SufBD protein, whose protein sequence is MLRCPNNRDAYRALQSLQETSDLDDAVYAHIDTFIEMMHDSSSYVRTRGLTLIACNAKWDEAGRIDETIDEYLNHVTDDKPITARQCIKSLLKLSEAKPHLVPRIAPSLRHADIPRFADSMRPLVQNDICDALLALDPMQ